The following is a genomic window from Pseudomonas promysalinigenes.
TCACTTTATCCGGTATTGCTGCCACTGATCCTGATCGGCGCATTGAGCAAGAGTGCGCAATTCCCCTTCCAGTTCTGGCTGCCCCACGCCATGGCGGCTCCCACTCCGGTTTCCGCCTACCTGCACTCGGCAACGATGGTCAAGGCCGGTGTATTCCTGCTGGCTCGCCTCTGGCCCGTGTTGTCGGGCAGTGATGAGTGGTTCTGGATCGTCGGCGGCGCAGGTGCCATAACTTTGCTGCTGGGCGCGTTCGCGGCAATGTTCCAAAACGACCTCAAGGGCCTGCTGGCTTACTCGACAATCAGCCACCTGGGCCTGATCACCCTGCTGCTGGGACTCAACAGCCCGCTTGCTGCGGTCGCCGCAGTGTTTCACATCCTTAACCACGCCACCTTCAAGGCCTCGCTGTTCATGGCCGCCGGGATCATCGACCATGAAAGCGGCACTCGTGACATACGGCGACTGAGTGGCTTGATACGCCTGGTTCCCTACACCGCGACCCTGGCCATGGTAGCCAGCGCGGCGATGGCAGGGGTGCCGTTGATGAATGGCTTCCTGTCCAAAGAGATGTTCTTCGCCGAAACCGTATTCATCAGCTCCACTGCTTGGGTCGAAGCCGCACTGCCAGTTATCGCCACCCTCGCCGGCACCTTCAGTGTGGCCTACGCCTTGCGTTTCACCGTTGACGTATTCTTCGGGCCGCCCGCTACCGATCTGCCGCACACGCCCCATGAACCTCCGCGCTGGATGCGTGCGCCCGTGGAGCTGCTGGTGCTGGCCTGCCTGGTGGTTGGCATCTTTCCGTCTCAATCGGTGGGCCCACTGCTGGCTGCCGCTGCACTGCCAGTGGTGGGCGGTACCTTGCCAGACTACAGCCTGGCTATCTGGCACGGCTGGAACGCACCGCTGATGATGAGCTTGCTCGCCATGAGCGGCGGTATCGTTCTCTATCTGCTGCTGCGCAAACAGCTGCGTCGGGGCCGCTTCCCCTACCCGCCGCTGATCGAACGCTTCAATGGCAAGCGCCTGTTCGAGCAAGGCCAGGTCCAGCTGATGCTAATAGCTAGGCGAGTCGAGCGTGTGACCACTAGCCGCCGCCTGCAATCACAGCTGTTCATGCTGGTATTGGCCGCCTTCATCGCCGGCCTCACCCCCATGCTCTACAGCGGCCTGAGCTGGGGAGATCGGCCAAAGATTCCAGGCTCCGGGGTATTTGTCGCGCTCTGGTTGATCGCCATTGCCTGTGCCATCGGTGCCGCCTGGCAGGCCAAGTACCACCGTTTGGCCGCCTTGATCATGGTCGGTGTCTGCGGCCTTATGACCTGCATCACATTCGTATGGTTTTCAGCCCCTGATCTGGCTCTGACTCAACTGGTCGTCGAAGTGGTAACCACGGTACTGATTTTGCTGGGCTTGCGCTGGCTGCCACGGCGTATCGAAGGCGTCTCGCCACTGCCTGGCAGCCGTGATCGAGCCCGTGCCCGGCGCCTGCGCGACCTGCTGCTGGCTGTGCTGGTCGGGGGCGGTATGGCCCTTCTGTCTTATGCCATGCTTACCCGGCCGACGCCCAACGACATTTCTTCGTTCTATCTCAGCCGCGCCCTGCCCCAAGGCGGTGGTACCAACGTGGTCAATGTCATGCTGGTGGACTTCCGAGGTTTCGACACCCTCGGCGAGATCACTGTGCTGGTGGCCGTCGCGCTGACCGTATTCGCGCTGCTGCGCCGTTTCCGCCCGCCGAAAGAGAGCATGCAGTTGCCAGCTCAGCAGCGGCAGTTGGCTCCAGACCTGGTAACCGACTTGATCAACCCACGGCATGCGACCGACACCGCTCTGGGCTTCATGATGGTGCCAGCCGTATTGGTGCGCCTGCTGCTGCCCATCGCCCTGCTGGTGTCGATGTACCTGTTCATGCGTGGCCACAACCAGCCAGGTGGCGGCTTTGTCGCTGGCCTGGTGATGTCGGTAGCGTTCATTCTCCAATACATGGTGGCAGGCACCCAGTGGGTCGAAGCACAGATGAGCCTGCGGCCCTTGCGCTGGATGGGCACCGGGCTGCTCTGCGCCACCTTGACCGGGGTCGGCGCCATGTTGCTGGGGTACCCGTTCCTCACTACCCATACTGCTCACCTACACGTGCCGCTGCTCGGCGACATGCACGTGGCCAGTGCGCTGCTTTTCGACATTGGTGTGTACACCGTGGTAGTGGGCTCGACCCTACTGATTCTCACCGCTCTGGCGCACCAATCAGTACGGGCTTACCGCCCGGCGAACCCGCCGAAGTCCAGCCAAGCAGGAGCCGCCTGATGGAAGAAGTCATTGCAGTCGCCATCGGCGTATTGGCAGCATCGGGGGTATGGTTGATCCTGCGCCCACGCACCTATCAGGTGATCATGGGGCTATGCCTGTTGTCGTATGGCGTCAACCTGTTCATTTTCAGCATGGGCAGCCTGTTCATCGGCAAGGAGCCGATCATCAAAGATGGCGTGACTCAGGACCTGCTGCATTACACCGACCCGCTGCCGCAAGCGCTGGTGCTCACCGCCATCGTTATCAGCTTTGCCATGACCGCACTTTTCCTGGTAGTACTGCTGGCCTCGCGGGGTCTGACCGGCACTGACCATGTGGACGGCCGGGAGCGTGACGAATGAGTGGCATTAGCCAACTGATGGTTGCGCCCATCCTGCTACCCCTGCTGACGGCAGCAGTGATGCTGTTGCTGGGTGAAAAGCACCGCCCGCTCAAGGCTCGCTTGAACCTGCTCTCCACCTTCGCAGGGCTGGGAGTCGCTGTAACGCTGTTGATGTGGGTGCGTGCACAAGGCCAGGCGGAGTCGATCGGCGTCTATCTACCGGGCAACTGGCCCGCGCCCTTTGGCATCGTACTGGTGGTGGACCACCTCTCGGCCCTGATGCTGACCCTCACCGGGGTTATCGGCGTCAGCGCGCTATTGTTCGCCAGAGCTCGGTGGGACGGCGCGGGGGCCAGCTTTCATGCGTTGTTCCAGATCCAGCTGATGGGCCTGTATGGCGCATTTCTCACTGCCGACCTGTTCAACCTGTTCGTGTTTTTCGAAGTGCTGCTAGCCGCATCCTACGGCCTGCTGCTCCATGGTTCGGGCAGAGCGCGGGTGCGCGCCGGGCTGCACTATATCGCCATCAACCTGTTCGCCTCCTCCCTGTTTCTGATTGGCGCAGCGATGCTGTATGGCGTCACCGGCACCCTGAATATGGCTGACCTGGCGTTGAAGATTCCGTTAGTGCCTGAAGCGGATCGTGGTTTGCTGCACGCAGGTGCGGCAATCCTGGCGATGGCGTTTCTAGCCAAGGCCGGGATCTGGCCGCTGAATTTCTGGCTGGTCCCTGCCTACGCCTCAGCCAGTGCGCCAGTCGCCGCACTGTTCGCCATCATGACCAAGGTCGGTCTGTATGCGGTTCTGCGACTGTGGACGCTGCTATTCTCCGGGCAGGCCGGGGCCTCGGCGCATTTCGGTGGGCAATGGCTGGTCTATGGGGGGCTGGTCACCTTGGCCGTGGCGACGGTGTCGATACTGGCCGCACAGCGCCTGGAGCGCATGGCTGCGCT
Proteins encoded in this region:
- a CDS encoding monovalent cation/H+ antiporter subunit A, with product MSLIVLLLLPFLGSCLAAVLPHNARNAESVLAGLVALVGTVQVALLYPQIAHGGVIREELLWLPSLGLNFVLRMDGFAWLFSLLVLGIGTLVSLYARYYMSPQDPVPRFFAFFLAFMGAMLGLVISGNLIQLVFFWELTSLFSFLLIGYWHHRADARRGAYMALMVTGAGGLCLLVGALLLGHVVGSYDLDKVLAAGEAIRQHSLYPVLLPLILIGALSKSAQFPFQFWLPHAMAAPTPVSAYLHSATMVKAGVFLLARLWPVLSGSDEWFWIVGGAGAITLLLGAFAAMFQNDLKGLLAYSTISHLGLITLLLGLNSPLAAVAAVFHILNHATFKASLFMAAGIIDHESGTRDIRRLSGLIRLVPYTATLAMVASAAMAGVPLMNGFLSKEMFFAETVFISSTAWVEAALPVIATLAGTFSVAYALRFTVDVFFGPPATDLPHTPHEPPRWMRAPVELLVLACLVVGIFPSQSVGPLLAAAALPVVGGTLPDYSLAIWHGWNAPLMMSLLAMSGGIVLYLLLRKQLRRGRFPYPPLIERFNGKRLFEQGQVQLMLIARRVERVTTSRRLQSQLFMLVLAAFIAGLTPMLYSGLSWGDRPKIPGSGVFVALWLIAIACAIGAAWQAKYHRLAALIMVGVCGLMTCITFVWFSAPDLALTQLVVEVVTTVLILLGLRWLPRRIEGVSPLPGSRDRARARRLRDLLLAVLVGGGMALLSYAMLTRPTPNDISSFYLSRALPQGGGTNVVNVMLVDFRGFDTLGEITVLVAVALTVFALLRRFRPPKESMQLPAQQRQLAPDLVTDLINPRHATDTALGFMMVPAVLVRLLLPIALLVSMYLFMRGHNQPGGGFVAGLVMSVAFILQYMVAGTQWVEAQMSLRPLRWMGTGLLCATLTGVGAMLLGYPFLTTHTAHLHVPLLGDMHVASALLFDIGVYTVVVGSTLLILTALAHQSVRAYRPANPPKSSQAGAA
- a CDS encoding Na+/H+ antiporter subunit C, which encodes MEEVIAVAIGVLAASGVWLILRPRTYQVIMGLCLLSYGVNLFIFSMGSLFIGKEPIIKDGVTQDLLHYTDPLPQALVLTAIVISFAMTALFLVVLLASRGLTGTDHVDGRERDE
- a CDS encoding monovalent cation/H+ antiporter subunit D; this translates as MSGISQLMVAPILLPLLTAAVMLLLGEKHRPLKARLNLLSTFAGLGVAVTLLMWVRAQGQAESIGVYLPGNWPAPFGIVLVVDHLSALMLTLTGVIGVSALLFARARWDGAGASFHALFQIQLMGLYGAFLTADLFNLFVFFEVLLAASYGLLLHGSGRARVRAGLHYIAINLFASSLFLIGAAMLYGVTGTLNMADLALKIPLVPEADRGLLHAGAAILAMAFLAKAGIWPLNFWLVPAYASASAPVAALFAIMTKVGLYAVLRLWTLLFSGQAGASAHFGGQWLVYGGLVTLAVATVSILAAQRLERMAALSILVSAGTLLGALGFAQPALTGAALFYLVNSTLALCALFLLAELIERSRSANEMPLEEEEDAMPPPLESLHPPKGINLDDEQKAVIGQIIPWTMAFLGLSFIACALLIIGMPPLSGFVSKLNLINALFNPQGLGMPAESALQPAGWVLVALLILGGMASLIAFGRVGIQRFWKPEERPSPALRGFECLPIVILLGLCMILSVRAGPLLRYTQDTAASLQAPDAYIEAVMAARPLPGPTTPNVQVQP